In Cryptococcus neoformans var. grubii H99 chromosome 9, complete sequence, a genomic segment contains:
- a CDS encoding mucin-desulfating sulfatase, producing the protein MSHFDNAKSSDASMSPHRPNILVIMADDHASKAISCYGGGINHTPNLDRIASEGMRLNHCYVSNSICTPSRAAILCGTHNHVNLVQTLDNNIATRLPNVAKQLRSYGGYQTAIVGKWHLGEGEAHQPSGFDYWDILPGQGHYHDPEFIGPAGVHSEKGYATDIITDKAIDFISKRDKKSPFFVMCHHKAPHRSWECHPDHKNLYQDDIKIPQTFNDDYKNRAQAAAAAHMKVAVDLTYHDLGLVQPDGGDEVGEPVSIRSRSSDHRKVPSPNDVSKMRPLIDKDSGEIFTFRSTEELAHFKYQRYMKRYLRTVQSIDENVGRMLNYLDDENLSSNTLVIYTSDQGFFLGEHGWFDKRFIYEESFQMPFLVRGPGIRAGSVCEDIVSNVDFAPTWLEFAGLRIPTYMQGKSFLPSLYGQSQQSDKDIAYHRYWMHGDEYHNAYAHYGIRSKRYKLIFWYNEGGDLPGSRQGGEDQEWELFDCEEDPLELFNLWSDDSYGTVRETMIRLLEEKMEEIGDEAQHPIGKTGKQLQQLYPSGASLGRKANQRNL; encoded by the exons ATGTCCCATTTCGATAACGCCAAGAGCAGTGACGCAAGCATGTCGCCACACCGACCGAATATCTTGGTTATCATGGC TGACGATCATGCATCCAAGGCCATCAGCTGTTATGGGGGCGGTATCAATCATACCCCTAACCTCGACCGAATTGCGTCGGAAGGTATGCGGCTCAACCACTGCTATGTCAGCAATTCAATCTGTACCCCGTCGCGTGCAGCCATCCTATGCGGCACACATAATCATGTCAACTTGGTACAGACCTTAGACAATAATATTGCAACTCGGCTGCCCAACGTTGCAAAGCAGCTTCGGTCGTACGGTGGCTATCAGACCGCCATCGTGGGCAAGTGGCACCttggggaaggggaagcgCACCAGCCCAGCGGGTTTGATTATTGGGACATACTACCTGGCCAGGGGCATTACCACGACCCCGAATTTATCGGACCAGCAGGGGTTCATTCCGAGAAAGGGTACGCGACCGATATCATCACTGATAAGGCCATCGATTTCATCTCCAAACGCGACAAAAAATCACCATTCTTTGTCATGTGTCACCACAAGGCTCCTCACAGGAGCTGGGAATGCCATCCAGATCACAAGAACCTTTATCAGGACGATATTAAGATTCCCCAGACATTCAATGACGATTACAAGAACCGAGCTcaagcggcagcagctgCACACATGAAGGTCGCGGTCGACTTGACGTATCACGACCTCGGCTTGGTGCAGCCGGACGGCGGGGACGAAGTAGGAGAGCCCGTGTCAATTCGCTCGCGCTCGAGCGACCATCGAAAAGTGCCAAGTCCCAATGACGTGTCCAAAATGAGGCCATTAATTGACAAAGACAGTGGAGAGATCTTTACCTTCCGGAGCACTGAAGAATTGGCGCACTTCAAGTACCAGAGGTATATGAAAAGATACTTGCGAACGGTCCA GTCAATCGATGAGAATGTCGGCCGTATGTTGAATTATCTAGATGACGAAAATCTGTCAAGTAACACGTTGGTCATCTATACATCTGATCaaggcttcttcctcgg GGAACATGGCTGGTTCGACAAACGGTTTATTTACGAGGAATCTTTTCAGATGCCTTTCCTTGTCCGTGGGCCGGGTATTCGGGCTGGTTCTGTCTGTGAGGACATTGTCTCCAACGTGGATTTCGCACCGACTTGGCTGGAATTTGCCGGCCTTCGTATACCCACCTATATGCAAGGGAAGTCATTCCTGCCGTCTCTTTATGGTCAATCCCAACAGAGCGATAAAGACATAGCATACCACCGATATTGGATGCATGGAGACGAATATCACAATGCCTAT GCGCATTACGGCATTCGGTCAAAGCGATATAAGCTGATCTTCTGGTACAATGAGGGAGGCGATCTTCCGGGTTCACGTCAGGGCGGAGAGGACCAGGAGTGGGAACTTTTCGATTGCGAGGAGGACCCCTTGGAactcttcaatctctgGTCAGACGACTCCTATGGCACTGTCAGGGAGACAATGATCCGCCTGCTCGAAGAAAAAATGGAGGAAATAGGAGACGAAGCACAACATCCTATCGGAAAGACTGGAAAGCAGCTCCAACAGCTTTATCCGAGTGGCGCGAGtttgggaaggaaggcgaACCAACGCAATCTTTGA